The Tenuifilum sp. 4138str genome has a window encoding:
- a CDS encoding 4'-phosphopantetheinyl transferase superfamily protein has protein sequence MPKANSISHDDIRIATWLITESVEELITLTGFSAPLQKSESRQRERLATAALLQSEGFPASYSYDQEGRPIIPESNVFISITHTDGLVAIAYSTNQPVGVDVEHLGRDFKRVSGKYLTEHESLQSIQYSDEHFALTWCAKESIYKLPWPKSLVFSRDIDVIFEYETLKRGCLFAKVQNGTGWKTIKVFFTFINQYCLTWVGMNSILNGNAIR, from the coding sequence ATGCCCAAGGCTAACTCCATATCACATGACGATATACGGATAGCTACATGGCTAATCACTGAAAGCGTTGAGGAACTGATAACCCTTACGGGTTTTTCGGCTCCTTTACAAAAGAGTGAATCGCGCCAAAGGGAGCGGCTTGCAACAGCAGCCCTGCTGCAGTCCGAGGGTTTCCCTGCAAGTTACAGCTACGACCAGGAAGGACGGCCCATTATTCCTGAGTCAAATGTTTTTATCTCCATTACCCACACCGATGGTCTCGTAGCCATTGCTTACTCTACCAATCAACCAGTTGGTGTTGATGTAGAGCATTTAGGTCGTGATTTCAAAAGGGTTTCAGGGAAATACCTTACTGAACATGAATCTTTACAATCAATTCAATACTCCGATGAGCACTTTGCCCTAACCTGGTGTGCAAAGGAATCCATCTACAAGCTTCCATGGCCAAAAAGTTTAGTGTTTAGTCGTGATATTGATGTGATATTTGAATATGAAACGCTAAAACGTGGCTGTCTCTTTGCTAAAGTACAAAATGGTACAGGGTGGAAAACAATAAAAGTTTTTTTTACCTTTATCAATCAGTATTGCCTTACATGGGTGGGTATGAATAGTATTTTGAATGGGAACGCTATACGATAA
- a CDS encoding geranylgeranylglyceryl/heptaprenylglyceryl phosphate synthase yields MGTLYDKIVKGGLAILLDPDKESQVDFDAIVANGQKAEASMFLVGGSLVSKPLDSFVNNLKGKTSLPVVLFPGSAMQFTPVADGILFLSLISGRNPDFLIGHHVTVAPMVKQSGVEVIPTGYILIDGGAPTSVQYMSQTMPIPASKPDIAVATAIAGELLGLKAIYLEAGSGAKNEVPAKVIEAVRKAISVPLIVGGGIRSKQQFTDALSAGANLVVVGNGLETNPRMFG; encoded by the coding sequence ATGGGAACGCTATACGATAAAATAGTAAAGGGTGGCCTTGCCATACTGCTCGACCCCGACAAGGAGTCGCAGGTGGACTTTGATGCCATTGTTGCCAATGGGCAAAAGGCTGAGGCGTCGATGTTTCTTGTAGGCGGGAGTTTGGTTTCCAAACCGCTCGATAGCTTTGTAAACAATCTAAAGGGAAAAACATCGTTGCCTGTGGTGCTATTTCCCGGTAGCGCCATGCAGTTTACACCTGTTGCCGATGGAATCCTTTTTTTATCGTTAATATCGGGTCGTAATCCCGATTTTTTGATAGGCCACCATGTAACTGTAGCCCCAATGGTAAAGCAGAGTGGCGTTGAGGTAATCCCAACAGGGTACATTCTAATTGATGGGGGAGCCCCCACATCGGTTCAATACATGAGCCAAACCATGCCCATTCCCGCAAGTAAGCCCGATATAGCAGTGGCTACCGCCATTGCAGGCGAACTTCTGGGACTAAAAGCCATTTACCTTGAGGCGGGTAGTGGGGCAAAAAACGAAGTACCTGCTAAGGTGATTGAGGCTGTAAGGAAAGCCATTTCGGTTCCACTCATTGTTGGTGGGGGCATACGCAGTAAGCAGCAGTTCACCGATGCTCTTAGTGCCGGAGCTAACCTTGTAGTGGTTGGTAATGGGCTTGAGACAAACCCGCGAATGTTTGGTTAA
- a CDS encoding alkaline phosphatase family protein, which translates to MRLSVFISTILVLGLIETSTAQLNRSIPSEKPKLIVELVVSQMRFDYISRYWDKFGDNGFKLLVNEGTYCRNARYNYLLTQAYPGLATIATGTNPSVHGIIANKWFNRNTGNEVEATADDKVNTVGGSFFSGKYSAKNLVTSTFGDELKLNNANSKVVSIALDAGSAILLGGHSANGMYWFDTEKGLWVSSSYYTDALPAWVDTFNSKGFAKLYTDREWKALQPIQEYEEADTAAVKSDEKKKSLAEKLKGMMDGIIGKPQPKTDFKVLLENPYGNLLTKDLAIAAVVGENLGADEHPDLLCITFSANRFIGSKFGPHSIEMEDTYLRLDRELAHFLEFINSTVGKENCLFILTSDQGVASTPDYLEKSKIPGGYFDPKKAMILLGSYLNALYGQGNWITGYHDKQIYLNRKLIEDSNLNLADFQQKVADFMLEFSGVSNSTTAHNLQNGNFANGIMVKFQNSYNQRRSGDVIINLEPGWVERNGKVTSANSPYDYDSHVPLIFYGWKAKRKSVLNPVYINDLAPTLSILLGITWPNGATGTPIKEMIE; encoded by the coding sequence ATGCGCCTTTCAGTATTTATTTCAACAATCTTGGTATTAGGACTTATTGAAACCTCAACCGCACAGCTAAACCGTTCCATACCCTCGGAAAAGCCAAAACTCATAGTAGAACTAGTAGTCAGCCAAATGCGATTCGATTACATCTCGCGCTACTGGGATAAGTTTGGCGATAACGGGTTTAAACTCCTTGTTAACGAGGGAACCTACTGCCGCAATGCCCGTTATAACTACTTACTTACTCAAGCTTACCCAGGTTTGGCAACCATTGCCACAGGAACTAACCCATCAGTGCATGGAATTATTGCCAATAAATGGTTTAACCGCAATACAGGAAATGAGGTTGAGGCAACTGCCGATGATAAGGTGAATACCGTTGGTGGCAGCTTTTTTAGCGGTAAATACTCTGCAAAGAATTTGGTCACCAGCACTTTTGGCGATGAGCTAAAGCTGAATAATGCAAACTCCAAGGTAGTTAGCATTGCCCTTGATGCCGGGTCGGCAATCCTCTTAGGTGGGCATAGCGCAAATGGTATGTACTGGTTCGACACCGAAAAAGGTTTATGGGTTAGCAGCAGCTACTACACCGACGCACTTCCGGCGTGGGTAGATACGTTTAATAGCAAAGGTTTTGCTAAACTCTATACCGACAGGGAATGGAAGGCTTTACAGCCAATTCAGGAATACGAAGAAGCCGACACCGCTGCTGTGAAGTCAGATGAGAAGAAGAAAAGTTTAGCTGAAAAGCTAAAAGGCATGATGGATGGCATTATTGGAAAGCCCCAACCCAAAACCGACTTTAAGGTTTTACTTGAAAACCCCTACGGCAACCTACTCACCAAGGACCTCGCCATAGCAGCGGTTGTGGGTGAAAATCTTGGGGCCGATGAGCATCCCGACTTGCTTTGCATTACCTTTAGCGCTAACCGATTTATTGGTAGCAAATTTGGCCCACACTCCATTGAGATGGAGGATACCTACCTCCGCCTCGATAGGGAACTTGCCCATTTCCTTGAGTTTATCAACTCAACTGTTGGCAAGGAGAACTGTCTTTTTATACTAACCTCCGACCAAGGTGTAGCATCAACCCCCGATTACCTTGAAAAATCGAAGATTCCTGGTGGTTATTTCGACCCCAAAAAGGCTATGATACTCCTAGGAAGTTACCTCAATGCACTCTACGGACAGGGTAACTGGATTACCGGCTATCACGATAAACAAATCTACCTGAACCGTAAACTTATTGAGGATTCCAACCTTAACCTTGCCGATTTCCAGCAAAAGGTTGCTGATTTTATGCTAGAATTTAGCGGCGTTTCCAATAGCACCACTGCGCATAACCTACAAAACGGCAATTTCGCAAACGGAATCATGGTTAAGTTCCAGAATAGCTACAACCAACGCCGCTCCGGCGATGTAATCATCAACCTTGAACCCGGATGGGTTGAGCGTAACGGGAAAGTAACCTCGGCAAACTCACCCTACGACTACGACTCACATGTCCCATTAATATTCTATGGATGGAAGGCAAAACGCAAATCGGTACTTAATCCGGTTTACATCAATGATTTGGCACCAACTCTCTCCATACTTCTTGGGATTACCTGGCCAAATGGCGCAACCGGAACGCCCATTAAGGAGATGATTGAGTAG